A part of Carettochelys insculpta isolate YL-2023 chromosome 1, ASM3395843v1, whole genome shotgun sequence genomic DNA contains:
- the LOC142003349 gene encoding olfactory receptor 51G2-like: protein MLAVNDTQFNSEVFLLTGIAGHEDIQLWIGILFCVTYAVSLAGNSVILFIIKTDSSLHEPMYIFLSMLAITDLCLLIATIPTILGVFLVNSREISLNACLAQMFFVHSLSKIESSVLLLMAYDRFIAISNPLKYTSILTPPRIAKLGLASVLRGVAVILPLPILLKQYRYCQSIVLSHSYCLHQDVMKIACSDITINSIYGLCVKVFTVGLDSFLIFLSYVMILKTVLTIASRTESLRALNTCVSHLCAVILFYISDIGLALIHRFGNSSSHMFQVILGYIYLLVPPLINPIVYSVKSKHLRSKIIRAFGK, encoded by the coding sequence ATGTTGGCTGTCAATGACACGCAGTTCAATTCAGAGGTGTTCCTTCTCACTGGGATAGCTGGGCATGAAGACATCCAGCTTTGGATCGGTATCCTCTTCTGTGTAACGTATGCTGTTTCACTAGCAGGAAATTCAGTCATTCTCTTCATTATAAAAACAGATTCAAGCCTCCATGAGCCAATGTACATTTTCCTCTCCATGTTGGCCATCACAGACCTTTGCTTATTGATAGCCACCATACCGACGATACTGGGTGTATTCCTGGTTAACTCTAGGGAGATCAGCCTCAATGCATGTTTGGCTCAGATGTTCTTCGTCCACTCACTTTCCAAAATAGAATCCTCTGTGCTCTTGTTGATGGCTTATGACCGTTTTATTGCTATCTCTAACCCACTGAAATATACTTCCATCTTAACTCCACCGAGAATAGCTAAGTTGGGACTGGCTTCTGTGCTACGAGGGGTGGCTGTCATATTACCACTCCCTATTCTTCTGAAGCAGTACCGATATTGTCAGTCCATtgtcctctcccattcctactgcCTGCACCAAGACGTCATGAAGATCGCTTGCTCAGACATCACAATCAATAGCATCTATGGCTTGTGTGTTAAAGTCTTTACAGTAGGGTTGGACTCATTCCTCATCTTTCTCTCATACGTGATGATCCTCAAAACAGTGCTGACCATTGCATCCCGTACAGAGAGCCTCAGGGCTCTGAACACCTGTGTGTCCCATCTCTGTGCTGTCATACTCTTCTACATATCTGATATTGGCCTGGCTTTGATACATAGATTTGGGAATAGCTCTTCTCACATGTTTCAGGTTATCCTGGGATATATCTACCTACTGGTTCCCCCTCTGATAAATCCAattgtgtacagtgtgaaaagcaaacatcTGCGTTCAAAGATAATCAGGGCATTTGGAAAGTGA
- the LOC142003357 gene encoding olfactory receptor 51G2-like — protein sequence MSAINDTKFSYAVFLLTGIPGQEDSYLWIPIAFCFMYIISIVGNSVILFIVKTDESLHEPMYIFLSMLAITDLGLSIATIPTVLGIYLFNFRDINFDACFAQLFFIHTLQCIESAVLLLMAFDRFIAIRDPLRYASILTLPRIAKMGLVVAVRGVAVILPLPFLLKRFQYCRANVLSHSYCLHQEVMKLACSDIAVNSIYGLFTTLLTMGLDSLLIFLSYVMILKTVLSIASHTECLKALNTCVSHLCAVLLFYSPEIALSLIHRFAKDSSPLLQILLGYISLLLPPLMNPIVYSVKSKHLRARIIRVFVK from the coding sequence ATGTCAGCTATCAATGACACCAAATTCAGCTATGCTGTGTTCCTTCTCACTGGGATACCTGGGCAGGAAGACAGCTACCTTTGGATCCCTATTGCCTTCTGTTTCATGTACATTATTTCGATAGTGGGAAATTCTGTCATTCTCTTCATTGTAAAAACTGATGAAagtctccatgagcccatgtacatttttctATCCATGTTGGCCATCACAGACCTTGGCTTATCAATAGCCACCATACCAACTGTACTGGGCATATACTTGTTTAACTTTAGGGACATCAACtttgatgcctgttttgcccAACTGTTCTTCATCCACACACTTCAATGTATTGAATCTGCTGTGCTCTTGTTGATGGCCTTTGACCGCTTTATCGCAATTCGTGACCCACTGAgatatgcttccatcttaacccTGCCGAGAATAGCCAAGATGGGGCTGGTGGTCGCAGTAAGAGGGGTGGCTGTAATACTTCCACTCCCCTTTCTCCTGAAACGGTTCCAATATTGTCGTGCCAatgtcctctcccattcctactgcCTGCACCAAGAGGTAATGAAGTTGGCTTGTTCAGACATCGCAGTCAACAGCATTTATGGCTTATTTACTACACTGTTAACAATGGGGTTAGACTCACTGCTCATCTTCCTTTCTTATGTGATGATTCTCAAAACAGTGCTGAGCATCGCATCCCACACAGAGTGCCTCAAGGCCCTGAACACCTGCGTCTCCCACCTCTGTGCTGTCCTGCTCTTCTATTCACCAGAGATTGCCTTGTCTTTGATACATAGATTTGCAAAGGACTCTTCTCCCTTGCTTCAAATTCTCCTGGGCTATATCTCCCTGCTGCTCCCGCCCCTGATGAACCCAATCGTGTACAGcgtgaaaagcaaacaccttcgTGCAAGGATAATCAGGGTTTTTGTCAAGTGA